A DNA window from Dendrosporobacter quercicolus contains the following coding sequences:
- the dapA gene encoding 4-hydroxy-tetrahydrodipicolinate synthase, translating into MFKGILTPVITVFDDRGKFDFEGNTAVINRLIEHGMHGLLFLGSIGEFFALTMEEKKEFIHFAVQTVDKRTPVLIGAGGTVPEEVAALTQFAEQAGADGVVVVSPYYFSLNAETIYHYYASLARSTSLPIMLYNFPDRTGSDLTPALVLRLATEFSNIVAIKDTVDNISHTRKLIQTVKEHRPEFTVLSGFDEYLIPNLMAGGDGVLCGLTNIAPDLFDGLLKAYRAQDFAKVAAAQAKIAILMNLYEVTNPFIAGIKGAVKLSGVPISTAVKAPAAAITEQQLEAVRAILAKAGKE; encoded by the coding sequence ATGTTTAAAGGTATTCTTACGCCGGTAATTACCGTCTTTGATGACCGAGGCAAGTTTGACTTTGAAGGCAACACAGCTGTTATTAACCGTTTAATCGAACACGGGATGCATGGACTGCTGTTTTTGGGCAGCATTGGAGAATTTTTTGCCCTGACAATGGAAGAAAAAAAAGAGTTTATTCATTTTGCGGTGCAAACCGTAGACAAAAGGACGCCGGTGTTAATTGGCGCGGGAGGTACAGTACCGGAAGAGGTTGCTGCTCTTACACAATTTGCCGAGCAGGCCGGCGCTGATGGCGTTGTGGTGGTTTCGCCTTACTATTTCAGTCTTAATGCCGAAACAATTTATCACTATTACGCCAGCCTGGCCCGCAGTACATCGCTGCCGATCATGCTGTATAACTTTCCTGACAGGACAGGCTCTGATTTGACGCCTGCGCTTGTTTTGCGCCTGGCTACAGAATTTAGCAATATTGTCGCCATCAAAGACACTGTTGATAATATCAGTCATACCCGCAAGCTGATTCAGACAGTCAAGGAGCATCGGCCGGAGTTTACGGTTTTATCCGGGTTTGACGAATATCTGATTCCTAATTTAATGGCTGGCGGCGACGGCGTACTTTGCGGTTTGACGAATATTGCGCCAGACTTATTCGACGGATTGCTAAAAGCATACCGGGCGCAGGATTTTGCCAAAGTGGCTGCAGCGCAGGCCAAAATCGCAATTTTGATGAATCTGTATGAGGTTACCAATCCGTTTATTGCCGGGATAAAAGGAGCCGTTAAACTTAGCGGCGTTCCAATCAGTACGGCTGTCAAAGCGCCTGCGGCGGCGATTACCGAGCAGCAATTGGAGGCTGTCAGGGCTATTTTGGCCAAGGCTGGCAAGGAATAA
- a CDS encoding ABC transporter permease yields the protein MVAAFWDLLRSGELITHIAQSVRRSVLGFSLGLLVSVPLGLLIGWFPRFEELVDPLLQTFRQTSTLALFPVFILFFGIGEVSKVAIIFWGVQWAILLNTIAGVKNVDPLLIKAARSMGTSSLEIFIKVIVPAAVPSIFTGVRLSATTSILILIAAEMMGANSGLGFLLYDSEVKYKIPTMYAAIMSMSLLGLILNYTLVGIEKRITHWK from the coding sequence GTGGTAGCGGCCTTTTGGGATTTACTGCGCTCAGGGGAGCTAATTACGCATATTGCCCAAAGCGTGCGCCGTTCGGTACTTGGTTTTAGTTTAGGCCTGCTGGTCTCTGTTCCCTTAGGACTGCTCATTGGCTGGTTCCCGCGGTTTGAAGAGCTTGTTGATCCTTTGCTGCAGACCTTTCGCCAGACATCCACGCTGGCGCTGTTTCCGGTTTTTATTCTTTTTTTCGGGATTGGTGAAGTCTCCAAAGTGGCTATCATCTTTTGGGGGGTGCAATGGGCGATCCTGCTTAACACCATTGCCGGTGTAAAAAATGTTGATCCCTTGCTGATCAAGGCTGCCCGCTCGATGGGAACATCCTCTCTGGAGATATTCATAAAGGTCATTGTTCCGGCAGCTGTTCCTTCAATATTTACCGGTGTCAGACTCAGCGCGACAACATCTATTCTAATCCTCATTGCCGCTGAAATGATGGGAGCAAACTCCGGTCTTGGCTTTTTATTATACGATTCGGAGGTAAAGTATAAGATACCGACAATGTATGCGGCGATTATGTCAATGTCCCTGTTGGGATTGATTTTAAACTATACTTTGGTTGGCATTGAAAAAAGAATAACCCATTGGAAATAG
- the pdxT gene encoding pyridoxal 5'-phosphate synthase glutaminase subunit PdxT, protein MRIGVLALQGAFREHCRMLAELGLQAVEIRKAVELEDIEGLILPGGESTAIGKMLNDWGLMGTVRARAARGMAVYGTCAGMILLAKEIIDSEQPRLGLMDITVRRNAFGRQCESFEADLSVNEFGVEPVRAVFIRAPYIEAAGPAVQIMAKVNDKIVIARQDKLLVTAFHPELTRDLRIHEYFIKMIKE, encoded by the coding sequence ATGAGAATTGGCGTATTGGCTTTGCAGGGGGCGTTTCGCGAACATTGCCGGATGCTGGCGGAGTTAGGGCTTCAGGCGGTGGAGATTAGAAAAGCAGTTGAATTAGAAGACATTGAAGGACTGATTTTGCCAGGCGGTGAAAGTACCGCAATTGGCAAGATGCTGAACGACTGGGGATTGATGGGAACGGTCAGGGCACGAGCCGCCCGGGGGATGGCGGTCTATGGAACTTGCGCCGGAATGATTTTACTGGCTAAGGAAATTATTGACAGTGAGCAGCCCCGGTTGGGATTAATGGATATAACTGTGAGGCGCAATGCCTTTGGCCGGCAGTGTGAGAGTTTTGAAGCCGATTTATCTGTCAATGAATTTGGCGTCGAGCCGGTGCGGGCAGTCTTTATTCGCGCGCCCTACATTGAGGCGGCCGGACCGGCGGTCCAAATAATGGCTAAAGTCAATGACAAAATAGTCATTGCCCGTCAGGACAAGCTGCTGGTCACTGCTTTTCATCCGGAGCTAACCAGAGACCTGCGTATTCATGAGTATTTTATAAAAATGATCAAAGAATAG
- the ilvD gene encoding dihydroxy-acid dehydratase translates to MSKQRCQGVRDSWAQVDALMLGMNWSEEDVEKPHILIDDVQGDSHPGSFHLDVLSDEACTGVYEAGGKPAKFHVTDICDGWAQGHDGMNYILASREIIADMVQIHASVIPWDGMILLSGCDKSVPAHLMAAARMNIPTIHIPSGSMRSGPDISTSGLAGPLSAKAKKGLVKPDEMRNYKLTGCPSCGACQFMGTASTMQCMAEALGLALPGTALMPATFADIRRLSRIAGKQIVALACRDITAAQIMTKAAFENAIKVHAAIGGSTNALIHLPAIAHELELELDPQIFDQTGQQIKYLTNIQPSGKYVTEMFWFAGGVPMIQWLIRDQLDLNVMTVTGRTLGENLQKLWADGFFTRCLNYLKTYGIEAEEIIRRPEQSDKYGSIAVLKGNVAPDGAVVKYSAIVPAMQRHTGPAMVFDSEENAQAAIIAGNINPGAVVVIRYEGPKGAGMPEMFMTTDAIVFDETLNGTVAIVTDGRFSGATRGPCIGHVSPEAVEGGPIALIEDGDLIELDIPARKINIVGIAGVPAGPQEISDILNTRKAVWRLPVLKPKKGILKRYSQNAVSAMAGAYMK, encoded by the coding sequence ATGTCCAAACAACGGTGTCAGGGAGTTAGGGATTCATGGGCGCAGGTGGATGCTTTGATGCTGGGCATGAATTGGTCGGAGGAGGATGTGGAAAAACCCCATATTCTAATTGATGATGTGCAGGGAGACAGTCATCCAGGCAGCTTTCATCTGGATGTTTTAAGTGATGAGGCTTGTACCGGGGTTTATGAAGCCGGGGGTAAGCCGGCCAAGTTCCATGTTACCGACATTTGTGACGGCTGGGCGCAAGGCCATGACGGGATGAATTATATTTTAGCCTCCCGGGAAATTATTGCCGATATGGTTCAAATTCATGCCTCGGTTATCCCCTGGGATGGGATGATTTTATTATCCGGGTGTGATAAATCGGTGCCGGCCCATTTGATGGCTGCTGCGCGAATGAATATACCCACGATTCATATTCCCAGTGGTTCAATGCGCTCAGGACCGGATATATCTACCTCCGGACTGGCCGGTCCTTTGTCGGCCAAAGCGAAAAAGGGTTTAGTCAAACCTGATGAGATGCGCAACTACAAGCTAACCGGCTGTCCGTCCTGCGGAGCTTGTCAGTTTATGGGCACTGCCAGTACCATGCAGTGTATGGCCGAAGCCCTGGGCCTGGCGCTGCCAGGGACTGCGCTGATGCCGGCTACCTTTGCGGATATCCGCCGTCTGTCCCGAATTGCCGGCAAGCAGATTGTGGCGCTGGCCTGCCGGGATATTACGGCAGCGCAGATTATGACCAAGGCTGCTTTTGAAAACGCCATTAAGGTGCATGCAGCCATTGGCGGCAGTACGAATGCGCTCATTCATCTCCCGGCAATTGCTCATGAACTGGAGCTGGAACTGGACCCGCAGATTTTTGATCAAACAGGCCAACAAATTAAATACTTAACCAATATTCAACCCAGCGGAAAATATGTTACGGAAATGTTCTGGTTTGCAGGCGGAGTGCCAATGATTCAATGGTTAATCAGAGATCAGCTGGATCTTAATGTAATGACTGTTACCGGCCGGACTTTAGGTGAAAATCTACAGAAACTGTGGGCTGACGGATTTTTTACCCGCTGTTTGAATTATCTTAAGACATATGGCATTGAGGCTGAGGAAATTATCAGACGGCCGGAGCAGTCCGATAAGTATGGCTCGATTGCCGTGCTGAAAGGAAATGTTGCACCTGACGGGGCAGTTGTCAAATATTCGGCAATTGTTCCGGCAATGCAAAGGCATACCGGCCCGGCAATGGTATTTGACAGTGAGGAAAATGCCCAGGCTGCAATCATTGCGGGAAATATTAATCCGGGTGCGGTAGTCGTTATCCGTTATGAAGGTCCTAAAGGCGCCGGCATGCCGGAAATGTTCATGACAACAGATGCTATTGTGTTTGATGAAACACTGAACGGAACTGTCGCGATCGTAACCGACGGCAGATTTTCAGGGGCAACCCGCGGACCGTGCATCGGACACGTTTCGCCGGAGGCTGTTGAGGGCGGCCCGATTGCTTTGATTGAAGACGGCGATTTAATTGAACTTGACATTCCGGCGAGAAAGATTAATATTGTCGGCATTGCCGGCGTTCCAGCCGGCCCGCAGGAGATCAGCGATATTCTTAACACCAGGAAGGCAGTATGGCGGCTGCCGGTGTTAAAACCGAAAAAGGGCATTTTAAAAAGATATTCGCAAAACGCGGTATCAGCCATGGCCGGCGCTTATATGAAGTAA
- a CDS encoding DedA family protein: MEEFSKLMIAYIAAWGYPALVLALMLANIGVPVPSEITLGFAGFLVFGGQLEFAPVIVSGIIGEVLGACLAYGLGYYGGTAFLVKYGRLLGLSFATLERRRHWLNKYGAATIFFGRLLPVARGLIALPAGFIRIDFWLFFLCTGFSSVIWVVVLVYMGQLLGESWREVDAVGYGMGKAVFILVLLAAAAFLYRKRRLRGFQH; encoded by the coding sequence ATGGAAGAATTCAGCAAGCTAATGATTGCGTATATTGCCGCATGGGGGTATCCGGCGCTGGTGCTGGCATTAATGCTGGCCAATATCGGTGTACCGGTGCCCAGTGAGATTACTCTGGGGTTTGCCGGCTTTCTGGTATTTGGCGGACAGCTTGAATTTGCGCCGGTCATTGTTTCGGGGATTATTGGCGAGGTATTAGGCGCTTGTCTGGCTTATGGGCTGGGCTATTATGGCGGAACAGCCTTTCTGGTAAAATACGGACGTCTATTGGGACTATCTTTCGCTACACTCGAGCGCCGCCGGCATTGGCTGAACAAATATGGCGCCGCGACAATTTTTTTTGGCCGGCTGCTGCCGGTTGCGCGGGGATTGATTGCTTTGCCGGCTGGTTTTATCCGAATTGATTTTTGGCTTTTTTTCTTATGTACAGGCTTTAGTTCGGTTATTTGGGTGGTAGTACTGGTTTATATGGGGCAATTGCTGGGGGAAAGCTGGCGGGAGGTTGATGCGGTCGGCTATGGTATGGGCAAGGCGGTATTCATTCTGGTGCTGCTGGCGGCGGCGGCATTTTTGTACCGGAAAAGACGGCTGCGCGGTTTTCAGCATTAA
- a CDS encoding GNAT family N-acetyltransferase — MSEVTEGIITQSSAVRFRQAALGDLDYIVETEHAEENAKYVIPWPREEHAKLLNTDNTKHFIVETADGGKNAGFVIVSGLKNPFQEIEFLRIIMAEKGRGYGRQTVRLLQSWAFKELGAHRAWLDVKDYNDRARYLYKSEGFVEEGHIRECIKNGDSYESLIILGILEHEYFALNK; from the coding sequence ATGAGTGAAGTCACGGAAGGAATTATTACACAATCGTCGGCAGTGCGCTTTCGGCAGGCGGCTCTCGGTGATCTTGATTATATTGTGGAAACCGAACATGCCGAAGAGAATGCCAAATATGTCATTCCCTGGCCCCGGGAGGAACATGCCAAATTGCTGAATACGGATAACACGAAACATTTTATTGTGGAAACGGCTGACGGCGGGAAAAACGCGGGGTTTGTCATCGTATCCGGTTTAAAAAATCCATTTCAGGAAATCGAGTTCTTACGGATCATCATGGCTGAAAAGGGACGGGGCTATGGCCGCCAGACAGTACGGTTATTGCAGAGCTGGGCATTTAAAGAACTGGGGGCTCACCGGGCCTGGCTGGATGTTAAGGATTACAATGACCGGGCTCGTTATTTGTATAAATCTGAAGGTTTTGTCGAGGAAGGGCATATTCGGGAATGCATTAAAAATGGCGATTCTTATGAGTCTTTGATCATTCTGGGCATATTGGAACACGAATACTTTGCTTTAAACAAATAA
- a CDS encoding ABC transporter substrate-binding protein has translation MKRKARIFFIISLAVLAAMVFNGCSKEPAGAEYQFRDGKLTKEFQLKVVKGGAFDYAMADVNGFFKDVGIITDYLGPIKGGTLVQAAVKGDVDLMNSGHVINVAMARQAGMKIKIVMQGLVDHPDHDKGHMYWLVRTAGKINAPQDLIGKKIAVANMGGCAELLTYEYLRQNGIAKDQVTLVTMPDLQQEQALRQGLIDVAFLHSQFSLAAQQRPGLKVLASSYQVGVAAGDGEAVGLGVRAFSEEFIQKYPGVVKAYIVGNYRGQQWGNQHFEEAKQVWADYNKTPLSGGNWHAQDKWVDERKVQFWIDMMERNGLAKPGEIKAADLYTNEVNPFYTGELKE, from the coding sequence ATGAAACGGAAAGCAAGAATTTTTTTTATAATTTCATTGGCTGTTCTTGCAGCAATGGTTTTTAACGGCTGTTCAAAAGAACCGGCTGGCGCCGAATATCAATTTAGAGACGGCAAACTGACGAAGGAATTCCAACTCAAAGTAGTAAAAGGCGGCGCCTTTGATTATGCAATGGCCGACGTCAACGGTTTCTTCAAGGATGTCGGTATTATTACCGATTATCTAGGGCCCATCAAAGGAGGAACATTGGTTCAGGCTGCCGTAAAAGGCGATGTTGATCTCATGAATTCCGGTCATGTGATTAATGTTGCAATGGCCAGGCAGGCCGGAATGAAAATAAAAATTGTTATGCAAGGCCTGGTTGACCATCCCGATCATGATAAAGGACACATGTACTGGCTGGTCCGGACCGCTGGGAAAATCAATGCTCCCCAGGACCTGATTGGTAAAAAAATTGCTGTTGCCAATATGGGCGGCTGCGCCGAACTTTTAACCTACGAATACCTTCGTCAAAATGGTATCGCCAAAGACCAGGTAACACTGGTAACAATGCCTGATCTGCAGCAAGAACAGGCCCTGCGGCAGGGTTTAATTGACGTTGCTTTTCTCCATTCCCAGTTTTCTCTTGCAGCCCAACAGCGCCCAGGCCTTAAAGTGCTGGCTTCAAGTTATCAAGTCGGGGTTGCAGCCGGCGACGGCGAGGCTGTAGGCTTAGGCGTGCGTGCCTTTAGCGAAGAATTCATTCAAAAATACCCAGGGGTGGTTAAAGCCTACATTGTAGGCAATTACCGCGGTCAACAGTGGGGCAATCAGCACTTTGAAGAGGCCAAACAGGTATGGGCCGACTACAATAAGACCCCACTATCCGGCGGCAACTGGCATGCGCAGGACAAATGGGTTGATGAGAGAAAGGTTCAGTTCTGGATTGACATGATGGAACGAAACGGCCTTGCAAAGCCTGGTGAAATTAAAGCCGCTGATCTCTATACCAACGAAGTTAATCCCTTTTACACCGGTGAACTTAAAGAATAA
- a CDS encoding IclR family transcriptional regulator, protein MAGNPSIVKSAARTLAILEFIVQCPKAPTFTVLQEHMDIPKSSLSYLLQELLSQDYIQFDADRRVYSPGLRLVQMSASCINNTNLSKEIWQGIKKLSEDLGETTHAAVLDGRFIVYIAKCQGTKDVSIVTTVGFRVPAHATAIGKMLLSSLNEAELEHRLGNTALERYTDNTLTAPDQLMAAIRQAAVEGYAIDQQEIISGGVCVAAPVYDQNNKMIVAISVTMPAVRATESFLEECIRQVKQVADTVSRRLGKL, encoded by the coding sequence GTGGCCGGAAATCCTTCCATAGTGAAATCAGCAGCCCGCACGCTGGCGATATTGGAATTTATTGTACAGTGCCCAAAAGCGCCGACCTTTACTGTTCTTCAAGAACACATGGATATTCCCAAGAGTTCATTATCCTATCTGCTGCAAGAATTATTGAGCCAGGATTACATCCAGTTTGATGCTGACCGGAGAGTATATTCGCCCGGACTCAGATTGGTGCAAATGAGTGCTTCCTGCATCAACAACACCAATCTCTCTAAGGAAATATGGCAGGGGATTAAGAAGCTGAGCGAAGATCTGGGAGAAACTACTCATGCGGCTGTTTTAGATGGCCGGTTTATTGTTTACATTGCAAAATGTCAGGGTACAAAAGATGTCAGTATTGTGACAACGGTCGGCTTTAGGGTGCCGGCCCATGCCACAGCTATCGGGAAAATGCTTTTATCCTCGTTAAATGAAGCGGAGCTGGAGCACCGGCTGGGGAATACGGCTTTAGAACGTTACACCGATAATACCCTGACTGCCCCTGACCAATTGATGGCAGCCATCCGGCAGGCGGCTGTTGAAGGTTATGCCATTGATCAGCAGGAAATTATTTCTGGCGGTGTATGTGTGGCTGCGCCGGTTTATGATCAAAATAATAAAATGATTGTGGCGATCAGCGTAACAATGCCTGCAGTCCGGGCAACGGAATCATTTTTGGAGGAATGCATACGTCAGGTAAAACAGGTTGCCGATACCGTATCAAGGCGCTTAGGAAAACTATAA